In one window of Holophagales bacterium DNA:
- a CDS encoding Tat pathway signal protein, translating to MIPRPAVRTVATLLLAAFLAGCGSPSSARAGSVQTAPARVVPAAGGEPIAAPSRVLDPFVEELQHKTFRWFWDTANPTNGLVPDRWPAPSFSSVAAVGFGLSAYVVGAERGWVTREQARDRVLRTLRFLWNAPQGPSSDGMTGYKGFFYHFLDMETGRRWGRDVELSSIDTTLCLAGALSAGVYFDRDHPAEAEVRDLATRLYERVDWRWMQPRPARVAMAWHPESGFGVADWNGYDESMILYVLALGSPTHPATDGAWEAFCSTYRWAEHEGQTYLNFAPLFGHQFSHAWIDFRGIRDAFMRQKGIDYFENSRRALLAQRAYAIRNPEGFREYSADVWGLSACDGPADVTRTVDGRERTFVTYGARGVSSFWSHDDGTITPMATAASLPFGAEIVLPAVKEMKRLHGEHLWGEYGFFDAFNPTFRLTDVPTPLGRVVPEAGWYATNYLGIDQGPIVLMIENQRSGLVWRLMKRSPPILAGLRRAGFSGGWLDAVPVP from the coding sequence GTGATTCCGCGGCCCGCGGTCCGAACCGTCGCGACCCTCCTCCTCGCGGCGTTCCTCGCGGGCTGCGGAAGCCCGTCTTCCGCGCGCGCGGGGAGCGTACAGACCGCTCCCGCGCGCGTCGTCCCGGCAGCCGGGGGGGAGCCGATCGCGGCTCCCTCCCGGGTTCTCGACCCGTTCGTCGAGGAGCTCCAGCACAAGACGTTCCGCTGGTTCTGGGACACCGCGAACCCGACGAACGGCCTCGTCCCGGACCGCTGGCCCGCGCCGTCGTTCTCGAGCGTCGCCGCCGTGGGATTCGGCCTCTCGGCCTACGTCGTCGGCGCCGAGCGCGGCTGGGTGACCCGGGAGCAGGCGCGGGATCGCGTTCTGCGGACCCTTCGCTTCCTCTGGAACGCCCCGCAGGGACCGTCCTCGGACGGGATGACCGGCTACAAGGGGTTCTTCTACCACTTCCTCGACATGGAGACGGGCCGCCGCTGGGGCCGGGACGTCGAGCTCTCGTCCATCGACACGACGCTCTGCCTCGCCGGCGCTCTCTCCGCCGGGGTCTATTTCGACCGCGACCATCCCGCCGAGGCCGAGGTGCGAGACCTCGCGACGCGGCTCTACGAGCGGGTCGACTGGCGCTGGATGCAGCCGCGCCCGGCCCGGGTGGCGATGGCGTGGCACCCGGAATCGGGCTTCGGCGTCGCCGACTGGAACGGCTACGACGAGTCGATGATCCTCTACGTCCTCGCGCTCGGCTCCCCGACGCACCCGGCGACGGACGGGGCGTGGGAGGCCTTCTGCTCGACGTACAGGTGGGCGGAGCACGAGGGCCAGACCTACCTCAACTTCGCGCCTCTCTTCGGCCACCAGTTCTCGCACGCCTGGATCGACTTTCGCGGCATCCGCGACGCCTTCATGCGGCAGAAGGGGATCGACTATTTCGAGAACTCCCGCCGCGCGCTCCTCGCCCAGCGGGCCTACGCGATCCGCAACCCAGAGGGCTTCCGGGAGTACTCCGCGGACGTCTGGGGCCTCTCGGCCTGCGACGGGCCGGCCGACGTGACCCGGACCGTGGACGGACGGGAGAGGACGTTCGTTACCTACGGGGCGCGGGGCGTCTCGTCCTTCTGGTCTCATGACGACGGCACGATCACCCCGATGGCGACCGCGGCTTCGCTGCCGTTCGGGGCGGAAATCGTCCTGCCGGCCGTGAAGGAGATGAAGCGGCTCCACGGCGAACACCTCTGGGGCGAGTACGGCTTCTTCGACGCTTTCAACCCGACGTTCCGCCTCACCGACGTCCCGACGCCTCTCGGCAGAGTCGTGCCGGAGGCCGGGTGGTACGCCACCAACTACCTCGGTATCGACCAGGGCCCGATCGTCCTCATGATCGAGAACCAGAGGAGCGGGCTGGTGTGGCGCCTCATGAAGCGGTCGCCGCCGATCCTCGCCGGCCTGCGCCGAGCGGGGTTCTCGGGCGGCTGGCTCGACGCGGTGCCTGTGCCGTGA
- a CDS encoding carbohydrate ABC transporter permease, protein MVSASFMSAGEANTSPPPLVPDRATFDQYRELFVRLDMGRSFLNSALLASCAALLSVVVNAAAGYAFAKLRFPARGPLFAGLLAAMVIPGQVAMLPVFLLLRSMGLVNSYAGVILPGVASIFGIFLVRQFASSVPDELLDAARIDGAGELRIFWSIVLPLCRPILVTLGVLTFLGTWNDFMWPLIVLTDDTKWTLTVALASLSGEHVQDTELMMAGAVVTVLPALLLFLALQRSYIDGITAGGIKE, encoded by the coding sequence ATGGTCTCCGCCTCGTTCATGTCCGCCGGCGAGGCGAACACCTCGCCGCCTCCGCTGGTGCCCGACCGCGCGACGTTCGACCAGTACCGCGAGCTCTTCGTGAGGCTCGACATGGGCCGGAGCTTCCTCAACAGCGCCCTCCTGGCCTCGTGCGCCGCGCTCCTCTCGGTCGTCGTGAACGCGGCGGCGGGCTACGCGTTCGCCAAGCTCCGCTTCCCGGCGCGGGGGCCGCTCTTCGCGGGGCTCCTCGCGGCCATGGTCATCCCCGGGCAGGTCGCGATGCTCCCGGTCTTCCTCCTCCTGCGGTCGATGGGGCTCGTCAACTCGTACGCGGGGGTGATCCTGCCTGGCGTCGCGAGCATCTTCGGCATCTTCCTCGTACGCCAGTTCGCGTCGTCGGTTCCCGACGAGCTCCTCGACGCGGCCCGGATCGACGGGGCGGGGGAGCTGCGGATCTTCTGGTCGATCGTCCTGCCGCTCTGCCGCCCCATCCTCGTCACCCTCGGCGTCCTGACGTTCCTCGGGACGTGGAACGACTTCATGTGGCCCCTGATCGTCCTGACCGACGACACGAAGTGGACGCTCACGGTGGCCCTCGCGAGCCTCTCGGGCGAGCACGTCCAGGACACGGAGCTGATGATGGCCGGCGCGGTGGTCACCGTCCTTCCCGCGCTGCTGCTCTTCCTGGCGCTCCAGCGCTCCTACATCGACGGGATCACCGCCGGGGGGATCAAGGAATGA
- the sppA gene encoding signal peptide peptidase SppA, which produces MIVVGLLAAAFSPGARRSRRGRARRRPEGQPRRAGRGPLAAGPPRRPRRQRSGETLLKDVLDALAAAKDDKRISSVYLNLDEMGGAGMTVLEDAAAALRDFRKSGKKVIAAGDGFDMRGYYLAAQADEILLNPDGIVLIEGFGRYRTYYREGIDRLGITWNVFRVGEYKSAVEPYLRNDMSPEAKEADLEWLGDIWRAYLASVAKARKTTPEALTAFIEGMPELLKATGGDTAKIALEAKLVDKLAARDEVRKRMIALAGEDEKSKSFKQVSMADYLEALGTDRPGANGKGDKVAVVVAKGEIVDGSAGPGRIGGDSTAALIRKARQDEKVKAIVLRVDSGGGSAFASEVIRRELQLAQEAKKPVVVSMGSVAASGGYWIATSSDEIWASPETITGSIGIFGMFPTVEKPLAKYLGMHVDGVGTTSWAGSLRIDRELNPRLGETIQTMINHGYEEFLTRVSTARKMSRDDVDKIARGRVWSGADAKERGLVDKLGGLQEAIASAAEKAKLGKTYQVTYVEKEQSFKEKLMAGLSVRPPGSPRRLAMSSRRPRSRSGPGAAILRAVANEADRLSVWNDPEGIYAHCFCEVQ; this is translated from the coding sequence GTGATCGTCGTCGGCCTCCTCGCCGCCGCCTTCTCGCCGGGGGCCCGAAGGTCCCGAAGGGGCCGCGCTCGTCGTCGCCCCGAAGGGCAACCTCGTCGAGCAGGTCGCGGCCCGCTCGCCGCAGGACCTCCTCGCCGGCCTCGCCGGCAACGGTCAGGGGAGACCCTCCTGAAGGACGTCCTCGACGCCCTCGCCGCCGCCAAGGACGACAAGCGGATCTCTTCCGTCTACCTGAACCTCGACGAGATGGGCGGGGCCGGAATGACGGTCCTCGAGGACGCCGCGGCCGCCCTGCGCGACTTCCGCAAGTCGGGCAAGAAGGTGATCGCCGCGGGCGACGGCTTCGACATGCGCGGCTACTACCTCGCCGCGCAGGCCGACGAGATCCTCCTCAACCCCGACGGCATCGTCCTCATCGAGGGCTTCGGCCGTTACCGGACCTACTACCGGGAGGGAATCGACCGTCTCGGGATCACCTGGAACGTCTTCCGCGTCGGCGAGTACAAGTCGGCCGTCGAGCCCTACCTCAGGAACGACATGTCTCCCGAGGCGAAGGAAGCCGACCTCGAGTGGCTCGGCGACATCTGGCGGGCCTACCTCGCCAGCGTCGCCAAGGCGCGCAAGACGACGCCGGAAGCGCTGACCGCCTTCATCGAGGGAATGCCGGAGCTCCTGAAGGCCACCGGCGGCGACACGGCGAAGATCGCCCTCGAAGCGAAGCTGGTGGACAAGCTCGCCGCCCGCGACGAGGTGCGCAAGCGAATGATCGCCCTCGCGGGCGAGGACGAGAAGTCGAAGTCGTTCAAGCAGGTCTCGATGGCCGACTACCTCGAGGCGCTCGGCACCGACAGGCCCGGAGCGAACGGGAAGGGCGACAAGGTCGCCGTCGTCGTCGCGAAGGGCGAGATCGTCGACGGGTCGGCCGGACCGGGCCGGATCGGCGGCGACTCCACCGCGGCCCTCATCCGGAAGGCCCGGCAGGACGAGAAGGTCAAGGCGATCGTCCTCCGCGTCGACAGCGGCGGCGGCAGCGCCTTCGCCTCCGAGGTCATCCGCCGCGAGCTCCAGCTCGCCCAGGAAGCGAAGAAGCCCGTCGTCGTCTCGATGGGGAGCGTCGCCGCCTCGGGCGGCTACTGGATCGCGACCTCCTCCGACGAGATCTGGGCCAGCCCCGAGACGATCACCGGCTCCATCGGCATCTTCGGGATGTTCCCCACCGTCGAGAAGCCGCTCGCGAAGTACCTCGGCATGCACGTCGACGGCGTCGGGACGACCTCCTGGGCCGGGTCTCTGCGGATCGACCGCGAGCTCAACCCCAGGCTCGGCGAGACGATCCAGACGATGATCAACCACGGCTACGAGGAGTTCCTGACCCGGGTGAGCACGGCCCGCAAGATGAGCCGCGACGACGTGGACAAGATCGCGCGCGGCAGGGTCTGGAGCGGCGCCGACGCAAAGGAACGCGGCCTCGTCGACAAGCTCGGCGGCCTGCAGGAAGCCATTGCCTCCGCGGCAGAGAAGGCGAAGCTCGGCAAGACGTACCAGGTGACGTACGTCGAGAAGGAACAGTCGTTCAAGGAGAAGCTGATGGCGGGCCTGTCGGTCCGGCCACCCGGGTCGCCGCGGCGTTTGGCTATGTCCTCGCGCCGGCCCCGGAGCCGGTCAGGCCCGGGCGCCGCGATCCTTCGGGCCGTCGCGAACGAGGCCGACCGCCTCTCCGTCTGGAACGACCCCGAGGGAATCTACGCCCACTGCTTCTGCGAGGTGCAGTAG
- a CDS encoding sugar ABC transporter substrate-binding protein → MRALAAGLVLAAATACSRGGDRSDPVRLWAFGREGEVVRELVPEMERRHPGLKVEVQQIPWTAAHEKLLTGFVGREMPDVAQMGNTWIPEMAALDAIEPLDARVAASTSVRPDDYYQGIWETNVLDGVLYGVPWYVDTRLVFYRSDLLAAAGVPEFPKSWSGWRAAMEAVKRSGRVGRYGLLLPTNEWAQPVTLAVAAGAELLSDGGRHGAFRAPEFRRAAEFFIGLYRDGLAPPLANSQVANLYQQMAAGEFAMYVTGPWNLGEFRRRLPASLQGSWATAPLPAPDGMPWPGVSLAGGSSLVVFRSSPRKDAAWKVVEFLSEPATQKRFWALCGDLPARRSAWDEPALAGDARTASFRLQLEHVRATPKVPEWEQIAAKVWERLEPVARGAKGLDASLASLDADVDAILEKRRWLLDRKSAEAPR, encoded by the coding sequence GTGAGAGCCCTGGCCGCGGGCCTCGTCCTGGCCGCGGCGACGGCCTGCTCGCGCGGTGGGGATCGCTCCGACCCCGTGCGGCTCTGGGCCTTCGGCCGCGAAGGGGAGGTCGTTCGCGAGCTCGTTCCCGAGATGGAGCGGCGCCACCCCGGCCTGAAGGTCGAGGTGCAGCAGATTCCCTGGACGGCGGCCCACGAGAAGCTCCTGACCGGCTTCGTCGGCCGGGAGATGCCCGACGTCGCGCAGATGGGGAACACGTGGATTCCCGAGATGGCGGCCCTGGACGCCATCGAGCCGCTCGACGCGCGGGTCGCGGCGAGCACGTCGGTTCGTCCGGACGACTACTACCAGGGGATCTGGGAGACGAACGTCCTCGACGGCGTTCTCTACGGGGTGCCCTGGTACGTCGACACGAGGCTCGTCTTCTACCGGAGCGACCTTCTCGCGGCGGCCGGCGTGCCGGAATTCCCGAAGAGCTGGAGCGGCTGGCGGGCGGCGATGGAGGCGGTGAAGCGATCGGGACGGGTCGGCCGCTACGGTCTCCTCCTCCCGACGAACGAGTGGGCGCAGCCGGTGACCCTCGCCGTCGCCGCCGGCGCCGAGCTGCTGTCGGACGGCGGGCGGCACGGGGCCTTCCGCGCTCCCGAGTTCCGGCGGGCGGCGGAGTTCTTCATCGGCCTCTACCGCGACGGCCTCGCGCCGCCGCTGGCGAACTCGCAGGTCGCGAACCTCTACCAGCAGATGGCCGCCGGCGAGTTCGCGATGTACGTGACAGGGCCGTGGAACCTCGGGGAGTTCCGGCGCCGGCTCCCGGCGAGCCTCCAGGGCTCGTGGGCCACTGCGCCGCTCCCGGCACCCGACGGGATGCCGTGGCCCGGAGTCTCCCTCGCCGGCGGATCGAGCCTCGTCGTCTTCCGCTCCTCGCCGCGGAAGGACGCGGCGTGGAAGGTCGTCGAGTTCCTCTCCGAGCCGGCGACGCAGAAGCGCTTCTGGGCGCTCTGCGGAGACCTGCCGGCCCGGCGCTCGGCGTGGGACGAGCCGGCTCTTGCCGGCGACGCGAGGACCGCCTCGTTCCGCCTCCAGCTCGAGCACGTCCGCGCGACGCCGAAGGTCCCCGAGTGGGAGCAGATCGCGGCGAAGGTGTGGGAGCGGCTCGAGCCGGTGGCCAGGGGGGCGAAAGGGCTGGATGCCTCGCTCGCCTCGCTCGACGCCGACGTCGACGCCATCCTCGAAAAGCGGCGCTGGCTGCTCGACCGCAAGTCCGCGGAGGCGCCGCGGTGA
- a CDS encoding sugar ABC transporter permease, translating into MRGLSTWRAREAKAGLLLVAPGLLLLSIFLALPVLASLVLSLTDFDLYAVGDPSAARVVGLRNYARLLHDPVFWKALGNTFFFVLVGGPLTVSLSLGAALLLNHKLVRFAGLFRTIYFAPVVTTLVAVAAVWKYLYHPRFGLLNAALGLVGIPAVDWLGDPHWAMPAIVLMAAWKNFGANMIIFVAGLKAIPESLHEAARIDGAGAVQRFRLITVPLLAPTFLFVGLTTTIGYFQLFAEPYVMSGGDGGPMNATLSVALFMYKQGFRWWSIGSAAAIAFVLFAVILGATLLQRRLQRGSEA; encoded by the coding sequence GTGAGGGGTCTCTCCACCTGGAGGGCGCGCGAGGCGAAGGCGGGTCTCCTGCTCGTGGCGCCCGGCCTGCTTCTCCTTTCCATCTTCCTCGCGCTTCCGGTCCTCGCTTCGCTCGTCCTGAGCCTGACCGACTTCGACCTCTACGCCGTCGGCGACCCCTCCGCCGCGCGCGTCGTCGGCCTGCGTAACTACGCCCGGCTCCTCCACGACCCGGTCTTCTGGAAGGCGCTCGGGAACACGTTCTTCTTCGTCCTCGTCGGCGGGCCGCTCACCGTCTCCCTCTCCCTGGGCGCCGCGCTCCTCCTGAACCACAAGCTGGTCCGTTTCGCCGGCCTCTTCCGGACGATCTACTTCGCCCCGGTCGTCACGACCCTCGTCGCCGTGGCGGCTGTCTGGAAGTACCTCTACCACCCGCGATTCGGCCTCCTGAACGCCGCGCTCGGCCTCGTCGGCATCCCGGCGGTCGACTGGCTCGGAGACCCGCACTGGGCGATGCCGGCGATCGTCCTGATGGCGGCGTGGAAGAACTTCGGCGCGAACATGATCATCTTCGTCGCGGGGCTGAAGGCCATTCCCGAGAGCCTCCACGAGGCGGCCCGCATCGACGGCGCGGGCGCGGTCCAGCGCTTCCGGCTCATCACGGTGCCGCTCCTGGCGCCGACGTTCCTCTTCGTCGGCCTCACGACGACGATCGGCTACTTCCAGCTGTTCGCCGAGCCCTACGTGATGTCGGGAGGCGACGGCGGCCCGATGAACGCCACGCTGAGCGTGGCGCTCTTCATGTACAAGCAGGGCTTCCGCTGGTGGAGCATCGGGTCGGCGGCCGCGATCGCGTTCGTCCTCTTCGCCGTCATCCTCGGCGCGACGCTCCTGCAGCGCCGCCTGCAGAGGGGGAGCGAGGCGTGA
- a CDS encoding TonB-dependent receptor yields MNGTYVLVVPAGRYEVAVATGAHEPWKKAIQVGVGQSLTQDIALKPGKLAAEISVVATSAEAQVERITSEIGTNVGTDQLQMLPQSSRNFLNAAVIAPGVRISRDEERQEFSYGAQRSMNTNVFIDGTSYKNDILQGGSVGQDSSKGNPFPQNAVQEFKVITQNFKAEYQKASSAVITAVTKSGGNDLHGEVFAYYQNKSLVAIDGVTQRKADQGGYEAVKPEYTRWQPGLSLGGPIVKDKVHFFAAYEGNSQDRENEVRPDTWGAWSPAFRQGFTQYEGLYPSEFRSTLLFGKLSATLNDSSNVDVSGDYRHETDIRGFGGATSYQAAENVKNDVWTVRGKHTIILGNVLNEATVSYQNYKWNPVPEDSSIYGQNYEGLMRIGSKDSQQNFTQKRFAFRDDATLLNLQWAGEHVLKAGLAVDFMDYTAIKEINVNPLYSYRADLYVSTPGDMPYRANLGFGDPDLSASNTQFGIYLQDDWRFSSRVTANIGLRWDYETNMYNNDYVTPDAIVAGYGPLYPANYFTDGTDRPAYTGMIQPRLGLSWDVTGEGKTVVHGGWGIYADRTLFNDMLDEKYRTQWNSSEIWFSKDGSPQDGRPALKWNPAYYDPAVLRQLVAQGIAGQPEAYLFNNDNLEPPSSNQWSIGIRQNFGLFNASAAYTDVHSENQLTWTCAVKKAGQTECDWGARQVPGFAIANLSRTKESWFQSFQAVVEKPYKNGWSASLSYVYGKAEQTGNDFYSANALDPAYGFKQRSNLAQDHQITLSALADLPWGFRLSTLVTTGSGFPFEVTDCSAGWTTCTLYVGGGDPPKWTQSVDFRLEKRFVLGGPYSVNVFAEVLNISNYTNEKNYEGFKPALPDVNANFGKANNGYNPQRLQFGASFAF; encoded by the coding sequence GTGAACGGCACGTACGTTCTCGTCGTCCCGGCCGGGAGGTACGAGGTCGCCGTCGCCACCGGCGCCCACGAGCCCTGGAAGAAGGCGATTCAGGTCGGCGTCGGCCAGAGCCTGACGCAGGACATCGCGCTGAAGCCCGGCAAGCTCGCCGCGGAGATCTCGGTCGTCGCCACGTCGGCCGAGGCCCAGGTGGAGCGGATCACGTCGGAGATCGGGACGAACGTCGGCACGGACCAGCTCCAGATGCTCCCTCAGTCGTCGCGGAACTTCCTGAACGCCGCCGTCATCGCCCCCGGCGTCCGCATCTCGCGCGACGAGGAGCGTCAGGAGTTCAGCTACGGCGCCCAGCGCTCGATGAACACGAACGTCTTCATCGACGGAACGAGCTACAAGAACGACATCCTCCAGGGGGGGTCGGTCGGGCAGGATTCCAGCAAGGGGAATCCCTTCCCGCAGAACGCCGTCCAGGAGTTCAAGGTCATCACCCAGAACTTCAAGGCGGAGTACCAGAAGGCGTCGAGCGCCGTGATCACCGCCGTGACGAAGTCCGGGGGCAACGATCTCCACGGCGAGGTCTTCGCCTACTACCAGAACAAGAGCCTCGTCGCGATCGACGGCGTCACGCAGCGGAAGGCGGACCAGGGCGGGTATGAAGCCGTCAAGCCCGAATACACCCGCTGGCAGCCAGGGCTGAGCCTGGGCGGCCCCATCGTGAAGGACAAGGTCCACTTCTTCGCCGCCTACGAGGGGAACTCCCAGGACCGCGAGAACGAGGTCCGGCCGGACACGTGGGGGGCCTGGTCCCCGGCCTTCCGGCAGGGCTTCACCCAGTACGAGGGGCTCTACCCGAGCGAGTTCCGGTCGACGCTCCTCTTCGGCAAGCTCTCCGCGACCCTCAACGACAGCTCCAACGTCGACGTCTCCGGGGACTACCGTCACGAGACCGACATCCGCGGCTTCGGCGGTGCGACGAGCTATCAGGCCGCCGAGAACGTCAAGAACGACGTCTGGACGGTCCGCGGCAAGCACACGATCATCCTCGGGAACGTCCTCAACGAGGCCACGGTCAGCTACCAGAACTACAAGTGGAACCCGGTCCCCGAGGACTCGAGCATCTACGGGCAGAACTACGAAGGCCTGATGCGGATCGGGAGCAAGGACTCGCAGCAGAACTTCACGCAGAAGCGCTTTGCCTTCCGCGACGACGCGACCTTGCTGAACCTGCAGTGGGCCGGTGAGCACGTCCTCAAGGCGGGCCTCGCGGTCGACTTCATGGACTACACGGCGATCAAGGAAATCAACGTCAACCCTCTCTACTCCTACCGCGCCGACCTCTACGTCTCCACTCCGGGCGACATGCCGTACCGGGCGAATCTCGGCTTCGGCGACCCGGACCTCTCGGCGTCGAACACGCAGTTCGGCATCTACCTCCAGGACGACTGGCGCTTCAGCTCCCGGGTCACGGCGAACATCGGCCTTCGCTGGGACTACGAAACCAACATGTACAACAACGACTACGTCACGCCGGACGCGATCGTCGCGGGCTACGGGCCGCTCTACCCGGCGAACTACTTCACCGACGGGACGGATCGGCCCGCGTACACCGGGATGATCCAGCCGCGGCTCGGCCTCTCCTGGGACGTCACGGGAGAGGGGAAGACGGTCGTCCACGGCGGTTGGGGCATCTACGCCGACCGGACCCTCTTCAACGACATGCTCGACGAGAAGTACCGCACCCAGTGGAACAGCTCGGAGATCTGGTTCTCCAAGGACGGCAGCCCGCAGGACGGCCGGCCGGCCCTGAAGTGGAACCCGGCCTACTACGACCCGGCCGTCCTCCGGCAGCTCGTCGCTCAGGGAATCGCGGGGCAGCCCGAGGCCTATCTCTTCAACAACGACAACCTCGAGCCGCCCTCGTCGAACCAGTGGAGCATCGGCATCCGGCAGAATTTCGGTCTCTTCAACGCCTCCGCCGCCTATACGGACGTCCACTCGGAGAACCAGCTGACCTGGACCTGCGCCGTCAAGAAGGCGGGCCAGACCGAGTGCGACTGGGGCGCCCGGCAGGTCCCGGGCTTCGCCATCGCGAACCTGTCGAGGACGAAGGAGTCGTGGTTCCAGTCGTTCCAGGCCGTCGTCGAGAAGCCCTACAAGAACGGGTGGAGCGCCTCCCTCTCCTACGTCTACGGCAAGGCCGAGCAGACGGGGAACGACTTCTACAGCGCCAACGCCCTCGACCCGGCCTACGGCTTCAAGCAGCGGAGCAACCTCGCCCAGGACCACCAGATCACGCTGTCGGCCCTGGCCGACCTTCCGTGGGGCTTCCGCCTCTCGACGCTCGTCACGACGGGCTCGGGCTTCCCCTTCGAGGTCACGGACTGCTCGGCCGGCTGGACGACCTGCACGCTGTACGTCGGCGGGGGCGACCCGCCGAAGTGGACGCAGAGCGTGGACTTCCGCCTCGAGAAGCGCTTCGTCCTCGGCGGCCCCTACAGCGTGAACGTCTTCGCCGAGGTCCTCAACATCTCGAACTACACGAACGAGAAGAACTACGAGGGCTTCAAGCCGGCCCTCCCCGACGTGAACGCCAATTTCGGAAAGGCCAACAACGGCTACAACCCGCAGCGGCTCCAGTTCGGCGCCAGCTTCGCTTTCTGA
- a CDS encoding LacI family DNA-binding transcriptional regulator, with the protein MTRRRRTAPRDQQRRTQRRRGRPPPGVTIRDVAQAAGVSVATVSRVVNGTAVVKDATRLRVEAEVTRLRYSPNAAARSLITNRTSTIGVVLPDIWGEYFSEVIHGIDLTARQAGYHVLVSSSHSDVAETRDVLRAMHGRVDGVIVMSPNASPRELEGCLPPSLPVVFLNSAPGIALHASLHVDNRGGARAMVAHLLDLGHRRLAFVTGPASNFDAAERRRGCRDALRAAGVAPDAVTEIEGNFGEESGQSAGESLVRLSPRPTAIFAANDSMAIGVLFALRRAGVRVPEEIAVAGFDDIPIARFASPPLSTVRLDIRTLGERALARLLVELSGEGASHAAREVLPIRLVLRESTGGRGADATTGPPRVASASHPASNSSTVRRRKAS; encoded by the coding sequence ATGACGCGGCGTCGCCGAACCGCCCCCCGGGACCAGCAACGCCGGACGCAGCGCCGCCGAGGCCGGCCGCCGCCGGGTGTCACGATCCGGGACGTCGCGCAGGCCGCGGGGGTCTCCGTCGCGACGGTCTCCCGCGTCGTCAACGGGACGGCCGTCGTGAAAGACGCGACCCGGCTCCGGGTCGAGGCGGAAGTCACGCGCCTCCGGTATTCGCCGAACGCAGCCGCGCGCAGCCTGATCACGAACAGGACGAGCACGATCGGCGTCGTCCTGCCCGACATCTGGGGCGAGTACTTCTCCGAGGTGATCCACGGGATCGACCTCACGGCGAGGCAGGCCGGGTATCACGTCCTCGTCTCTTCGTCCCACAGCGACGTCGCCGAGACCCGGGACGTCCTGCGGGCGATGCACGGACGGGTCGACGGCGTCATCGTCATGTCGCCGAACGCCTCGCCCCGCGAGCTCGAGGGCTGCCTTCCTCCCTCGCTTCCGGTCGTCTTCCTGAACTCCGCCCCGGGAATCGCTCTTCACGCGTCGCTCCACGTCGACAACCGGGGAGGGGCGCGGGCCATGGTCGCCCACCTCCTCGACCTCGGCCACCGGCGCCTCGCCTTCGTCACGGGCCCGGCGTCGAACTTCGATGCCGCCGAGCGCCGTCGCGGGTGCCGGGACGCCCTCCGCGCGGCGGGCGTGGCGCCGGACGCGGTGACCGAGATCGAGGGGAATTTCGGGGAGGAGTCGGGCCAGTCCGCGGGAGAGTCCCTCGTCCGGCTCTCGCCGCGGCCGACGGCGATCTTCGCGGCGAACGACTCGATGGCGATCGGCGTCCTGTTCGCGCTCCGGCGCGCGGGCGTGCGGGTCCCGGAGGAGATCGCCGTCGCCGGCTTCGACGACATCCCGATCGCCCGCTTCGCGAGCCCTCCGCTCTCGACGGTGCGCCTCGACATCCGAACCCTCGGCGAGCGGGCGCTGGCCCGGCTCCTCGTCGAGCTCTCCGGGGAGGGAGCCTCGCACGCGGCCCGCGAGGTCCTTCCGATCCGCCTCGTCCTCCGGGAATCGACCGGAGGTCGCGGGGCGGACGCCACGACCGGGCCGCCTCGCGTCGCGTCCGCTTCCCATCCCGCATCCAACAGCTCAACCGTTCGAAGGAGGAAGGCATCATGA